Proteins co-encoded in one Sinobacterium norvegicum genomic window:
- a CDS encoding acyl-CoA thioesterase has protein sequence MKLPVTTSSVQVRFSDTDAMGHISSGAYVSYMEVGRADFFYAINNCYEGEVPYNAVVNINIDYLGEVIFGADVSVVSWCSRMGNKSMTISHEIIADGRVASRGHITVAGFDLKTRKGCQLPADWEESER, from the coding sequence ATGAAACTCCCCGTTACCACCTCCTCTGTACAAGTCCGCTTCTCCGATACCGACGCCATGGGCCACATCTCTTCGGGTGCCTACGTCAGTTATATGGAGGTTGGCCGGGCCGATTTCTTCTACGCCATTAACAACTGTTATGAGGGCGAAGTACCCTACAATGCCGTGGTCAATATCAATATCGATTATCTCGGCGAGGTGATTTTTGGTGCCGATGTCAGCGTCGTTAGCTGGTGCTCGCGGATGGGCAATAAAAGCATGACGATCAGCCACGAGATTATCGCCGATGGTCGTGTTGCCAGCCGCGGACACATAACCGTTGCTGGCTTCGACCTCAAAACGCGCAAGGGCTGCCAGCTACCAGCAGACTGGGAAGAATCGGAGCGATAA
- a CDS encoding gamma-glutamylcyclotransferase family protein: MTTLYYFAYGSNMSMARLRQRVPSAEKLGIFALASHELRFDKKGRDGSGKCNALYTGNDSDTVFGTLFSMKADEKPTLDEAESLGVGYGDKTVTVTNATGESFEALTYYALRLDANYQPYDWYLNHVLIGAFETGLPLDYIAKIEAVESKPDPDRSRAATQWAVHD, from the coding sequence ATGACGACCCTCTACTATTTCGCCTACGGCTCTAATATGTCGATGGCGCGACTTCGACAACGCGTACCCAGCGCAGAGAAACTCGGTATTTTTGCGCTCGCCAGCCACGAGCTGCGATTCGACAAAAAAGGCCGGGACGGCTCTGGCAAGTGCAATGCACTCTATACCGGCAACGACAGCGATACCGTGTTCGGCACGCTATTCAGCATGAAAGCGGATGAAAAACCCACCCTCGACGAGGCCGAAAGCCTCGGCGTCGGTTATGGTGACAAGACTGTCACGGTGACCAATGCCACCGGTGAATCGTTCGAGGCGTTGACTTACTACGCGCTCAGGCTAGATGCCAACTACCAACCCTACGACTGGTACCTTAATCACGTGTTAATTGGCGCCTTCGAAACAGGCTTGCCACTGGATTATATTGCCAAGATTGAAGCGGTTGAATCCAAGCCAGACCCAGATCGGAGCCGGGCGGCGACGCAATGGGCCGTGCACGATTAG
- the hutW gene encoding heme anaerobic degradation radical SAM methyltransferase ChuW/HutW — MLLSPSMTGTASADPLRQAFAAKNAPHAGRNSQPVTISELQWQQWWRQPSTAQQRTLYIHIPFCRKRCSFCNFFVSGSNPADISDYMQSITAQLTIAADTVLAQSRMFDAVYVGGGTPSDMSAEAISRLGQAIAKFPLNDDTEITLEGRLHGFDDDKWQAALSSGFNRFSFGVQSFETQVRQAAGRIDGRDIVIDRLKQLSQHPTASIVVDLIFGLPGQTRDIWQQDLAAVIQSNVHGVDLYQLIQLSGSLIDRASSKGEILGTDNSQFQADSQARAGMYASGAEFFESRQWQRLSSCHWRRDERERSRYNSLAKSGVETLPFGAGAGGNIHGHSLMNGRKIKAWRQALASDVSIATPCRVPGMVIAPNSSAAFDSTIKRGLDRGILPLDQLEQTMIEQLKPLFNAWQNNGLAILDRQHLKLTLAGRFWNVNLQTGLFDYLTKNSIRQ; from the coding sequence ATGCTGCTAAGCCCTTCGATGACTGGTACCGCCAGTGCCGACCCACTTCGCCAAGCCTTTGCCGCTAAGAACGCTCCTCATGCTGGCCGGAACAGTCAGCCGGTGACAATCAGTGAACTGCAATGGCAACAATGGTGGCGGCAGCCAAGTACGGCGCAGCAACGCACGCTGTATATTCATATCCCCTTCTGCCGCAAGCGCTGCAGCTTCTGTAATTTTTTCGTCAGCGGCTCCAACCCTGCCGACATTAGTGACTATATGCAGTCTATAACAGCGCAGCTGACCATTGCCGCGGACACGGTTTTGGCCCAAAGCCGTATGTTTGACGCAGTGTATGTGGGCGGCGGCACCCCCAGCGATATGAGTGCCGAAGCAATCAGCCGTCTCGGTCAAGCCATCGCCAAATTCCCTCTTAACGACGATACCGAAATCACCCTGGAGGGACGACTGCACGGCTTCGACGACGATAAATGGCAGGCCGCCCTGAGCAGCGGCTTCAATCGTTTTTCCTTTGGCGTGCAGAGCTTCGAAACCCAAGTACGTCAAGCCGCTGGCCGCATCGATGGCCGCGACATTGTCATCGACAGACTCAAGCAGTTGAGCCAACATCCAACAGCCAGCATTGTGGTCGACCTCATCTTCGGTCTGCCAGGACAGACCAGGGATATTTGGCAGCAAGACCTGGCAGCGGTTATCCAGTCAAACGTCCACGGTGTCGACCTCTATCAGCTCATCCAACTGAGTGGCAGCCTGATTGACCGAGCCAGCAGCAAGGGAGAAATACTCGGCACCGACAACAGTCAGTTCCAAGCCGACAGTCAGGCCCGCGCCGGCATGTATGCCTCCGGGGCAGAGTTTTTTGAATCACGGCAGTGGCAACGGCTGTCCAGCTGCCATTGGCGCAGAGATGAGCGTGAACGTAGTCGCTATAACAGCTTGGCAAAAAGTGGGGTCGAGACCCTACCCTTCGGCGCCGGTGCCGGCGGCAATATTCATGGGCACAGTTTAATGAATGGCCGCAAGATAAAAGCGTGGCGGCAGGCACTGGCCAGCGATGTCAGTATCGCCACCCCCTGTCGAGTACCGGGAATGGTCATTGCCCCTAACTCATCGGCAGCCTTTGACAGCACTATTAAGCGAGGCCTAGACCGCGGCATATTGCCGCTCGATCAGTTGGAACAAACAATGATCGAACAACTCAAGCCGCTGTTTAACGCCTGGCAAAACAATGGCCTGGCCATACTGGATCGGCAACATTTAAAGCTGACACTTGCCGGGCGATTTTGGAATGTAAACTTACAAACAGGACTGTTTGACTATTTAACGAAAAACAGTATCCGGCAATAA
- a CDS encoding PaaI family thioesterase, which translates to MDLTTMSGLEVIQAVIRGELPPPSITNAIPMIMAEAEAGRVIFLATANENHLNPMGGVHGGFAATVLDSVTGCAVHTMMEPMVSYSTIDLNIKMMRPLPQHEEMIAEGRIVNLSKSLGVAEGTLKNKAGKLLATATATCLIKRL; encoded by the coding sequence ATGGACTTAACAACAATGAGTGGCCTGGAAGTAATTCAGGCTGTCATCCGAGGTGAATTACCACCCCCTTCTATTACCAATGCCATTCCGATGATTATGGCCGAGGCCGAGGCCGGACGGGTGATCTTCCTCGCCACCGCCAATGAGAATCACCTCAACCCCATGGGTGGCGTCCACGGCGGTTTCGCCGCCACAGTGCTCGATTCGGTCACCGGCTGCGCCGTCCATACAATGATGGAACCCATGGTGAGCTATAGCACCATCGACCTCAATATAAAGATGATGCGACCACTGCCGCAGCACGAGGAAATGATTGCCGAGGGGCGCATCGTCAACCTCTCTAAGTCGCTGGGTGTCGCCGAGGGCACACTGAAGAATAAGGCTGGCAAGCTATTGGCAACGGCTACAGCGACCTGCCTAATAAAAAGACTTTAG
- a CDS encoding YbgA family protein: MDTISREKISIGISSCLIGERVRFDSGHKNNSYITGTLSDYFSFTPFCPEVSIGLSIPREPIRLVGIDGETRCVGTRDAERDFTDALDQCAQEQHDWHSNLRGYILKKDSPSCGMERVKLYTEGGPSAPGRNGIGIYANRLMKNFPNLPVEEEGRLGDARLRENFIQRVFIYSRWRDMMAASPELKHIQQFHARHKYIFMSHDQEKARALGAMLADKKGCDIDQLCEQYLSQMTALLKIIASRKNHVNALQHIQGYLKNHLDKEDKEEMTQAITQYHRGLLPLIVPITLLRHHFRRNPNEYISQSFYLKPHPSELMLLNNV, from the coding sequence ATGGATACCATCAGTCGAGAGAAAATCAGCATCGGCATCAGCAGCTGCCTGATCGGCGAAAGAGTACGCTTTGACTCCGGCCACAAGAACAACAGCTATATCACCGGCACCTTGAGTGACTACTTCAGCTTTACGCCTTTTTGCCCCGAGGTCAGTATTGGCCTCAGCATTCCCCGTGAGCCCATCCGCCTTGTTGGCATCGACGGTGAGACGCGCTGCGTGGGCACCCGCGACGCCGAGCGTGATTTCACCGACGCGCTAGACCAATGCGCCCAAGAACAACATGATTGGCACAGCAATTTACGCGGCTATATTCTCAAGAAGGACTCCCCCAGCTGCGGCATGGAAAGAGTAAAACTGTACACCGAGGGAGGCCCCTCGGCTCCGGGTAGAAACGGTATTGGCATCTATGCTAACCGACTGATGAAGAACTTCCCCAACCTGCCAGTAGAGGAAGAGGGGCGCCTTGGCGATGCCCGCCTACGAGAGAACTTCATTCAGCGTGTCTTTATCTACAGCCGCTGGCGAGACATGATGGCAGCCTCGCCTGAGCTTAAACACATCCAACAGTTCCACGCTCGCCATAAATATATTTTCATGAGCCACGACCAAGAAAAAGCCCGGGCACTCGGCGCCATGCTGGCCGACAAAAAAGGCTGTGACATCGACCAACTCTGTGAGCAGTATCTCAGTCAGATGACAGCATTGCTGAAGATTATTGCCAGTCGCAAAAACCATGTCAATGCGCTACAACACATCCAAGGCTACTTGAAAAATCACCTCGACAAAGAAGATAAGGAAGAAATGACGCAGGCAATCACACAATATCATCGCGGCCTATTGCCCTTGATTGTACCCATTACCCTGCTGCGCCATCACTTCCGACGCAACCCGAACGAGTACATTAGCCAATCATTCTATTTAAAGCCGCACCCGAGTGAATTAATGCTACTCAATAACGTCTAA
- the folX gene encoding dihydroneopterin triphosphate 2'-epimerase, with the protein MTQLNPLTTHPIDYQMNAAVIHISNLRLRTFIGFNPEELSKQQDIIINAEIHYSADEACDSDDENRALNYKLVCKSLIEHVENGRFRLLEKLVADLLAIIMAAKQVEYASIRVDKPHALRFADSVSLSLSANR; encoded by the coding sequence ATGACACAGCTTAACCCGCTCACTACACATCCTATTGATTACCAAATGAATGCCGCCGTGATTCATATCAGCAATCTGCGACTGCGCACTTTCATTGGCTTTAACCCTGAAGAACTGAGCAAACAGCAAGATATTATTATCAATGCAGAAATACACTACAGCGCCGATGAGGCCTGTGACAGCGACGACGAAAATCGCGCGCTCAACTATAAACTGGTGTGCAAAAGCCTGATCGAGCATGTGGAAAACGGCCGTTTCCGCCTACTCGAAAAACTGGTTGCCGATTTACTGGCCATTATAATGGCTGCCAAACAGGTTGAATACGCCAGTATCCGTGTCGACAAACCGCATGCACTGCGCTTTGCCGACTCCGTCTCACTCAGCCTCAGCGCCAACCGTTAA
- the folE gene encoding GTP cyclohydrolase I FolE: MNIAINQPLTISETVISDEANLVQQALLQRGLETPLVDNDLTNEEKYQRIKASFTDIVATLGLDLTDDSLAETPHRIAKMFVGEIFSGLDYSQFPKITVIDNKMSVDEMVRVKDISFTSTCEHHFVTIDGMATVAYIPKDKIIGLSKINRIVRFFAQRPQVQERLTQQILVALQALLNTDDVAVSMDARHYCVKARGVMDASSSTQTTALGGCFKSNDKTRSEFLAK; the protein is encoded by the coding sequence ATGAACATTGCTATCAATCAACCACTTACCATCAGTGAAACTGTCATAAGTGACGAGGCGAATCTGGTACAGCAAGCACTGCTACAACGCGGTTTAGAAACTCCATTAGTTGACAACGATCTGACCAATGAAGAAAAATACCAGCGTATCAAGGCCTCATTTACCGATATCGTCGCCACTCTGGGTCTTGATTTAACGGATGATAGTTTGGCAGAAACCCCGCATCGCATTGCCAAGATGTTTGTCGGTGAAATTTTTTCTGGCCTCGACTACAGCCAATTCCCCAAGATCACCGTCATCGACAACAAGATGAGTGTCGATGAAATGGTCAGGGTCAAAGATATTAGCTTTACTAGCACCTGCGAACACCACTTTGTTACCATCGATGGCATGGCCACCGTCGCCTACATCCCCAAGGATAAAATCATCGGCCTCTCTAAGATCAACCGTATTGTTCGCTTCTTCGCCCAACGACCTCAGGTACAAGAACGCTTGACCCAACAAATATTGGTGGCTTTGCAAGCACTGCTCAACACCGACGATGTCGCCGTCAGCATGGATGCCAGACACTACTGCGTCAAAGCTCGTGGTGTTATGGATGCCAGTTCTAGCACACAGACGACAGCACTAGGTGGCTGCTTCAAAAGTAATGATAAAACACGGTCTGAGTTTCTAGCCAAATAG
- a CDS encoding 2-oxoacid:ferredoxin oxidoreductase subunit beta codes for MSFIRPAFRHPNLPTNDLGYTKKDYEGPLSTLCAGCGHDSISAAILTAVFELSIAPHNVAKMSGIGCSSKTPSYFLGNSHGFNSVHGRMPSVATGAALANRDMTYVGVSGDGDTASIGMGQFAHVVRRNLNMMYIVMNNGCYGLTKGQDSATADIGSTSKAGSVNAFEPIDLASIALQLGATFVARSFSGDKEQLEPLIKAALSHQGFALIDVISPCVTFNNNPGSTKNYEYVRDHLDATSTLDFVPMKEQITTQYDEGESTAVTMHDGSELKLNKLAQEWDPFDRQSALNAIAQAKLKGEILTGLLYLDTDSQDLHGQINTNKAPLRELDETVLCPSASVLENINAGLR; via the coding sequence ATGAGCTTTATTCGCCCTGCATTTCGCCACCCCAATCTGCCAACCAACGATTTGGGTTATACCAAAAAAGACTATGAGGGGCCGCTGTCGACACTGTGTGCCGGCTGCGGTCATGATTCAATATCGGCGGCTATATTGACCGCGGTATTCGAGTTGTCTATCGCCCCCCACAATGTTGCTAAGATGTCTGGCATCGGCTGTTCGTCGAAAACCCCCAGTTACTTCTTGGGTAATTCGCACGGTTTTAACTCTGTCCACGGTCGTATGCCGTCGGTGGCCACGGGTGCTGCATTGGCCAACCGAGACATGACCTATGTCGGCGTCTCTGGTGACGGCGACACTGCCTCGATTGGCATGGGGCAGTTTGCCCATGTTGTTCGTCGCAACCTCAATATGATGTATATCGTGATGAACAATGGTTGTTACGGTTTGACCAAGGGGCAGGATTCGGCGACAGCCGACATCGGGTCCACCTCCAAGGCGGGCAGCGTCAATGCCTTTGAACCTATTGATCTGGCCAGTATTGCGCTGCAGTTAGGGGCGACTTTTGTGGCTCGCAGCTTCTCTGGTGACAAGGAGCAGCTCGAGCCATTGATCAAGGCGGCGTTGTCGCATCAGGGTTTTGCCCTGATCGATGTGATTTCGCCCTGTGTGACGTTTAATAATAATCCTGGCTCGACTAAAAACTATGAGTATGTGCGCGATCATCTCGACGCCACGTCGACGCTGGATTTTGTGCCGATGAAGGAGCAGATTACCACTCAGTACGATGAGGGCGAGTCGACGGCGGTTACCATGCACGATGGATCTGAGCTGAAGCTGAATAAGCTGGCGCAGGAATGGGATCCGTTTGACCGGCAGTCGGCCTTGAATGCCATTGCCCAAGCAAAACTGAAAGGTGAAATCTTGACCGGCTTGCTCTATCTCGACACTGACAGTCAGGACTTGCACGGTCAGATAAATACCAATAAGGCGCCGTTACGAGAGCTTGATGAAACCGTCTTATGTCCCAGTGCTTCTGTGTTGGAAAACATCAATGCGGGGCTGCGCTAG
- a CDS encoding 2-oxoacid:acceptor oxidoreductase subunit alpha — protein MKQLQAVNEFVVRFANVNGTGSASANNMFAKAVFRMGIPVTPKNIFPSNIQGLPTWYEVRISEQGYIGRRGGADVVVGVNAQSMARDIKEVTPGGCFIYDSTKPLDLRMMRDDILFVGLPLTEICLQEYSNPSLRQLFKNIIYVGALAALLDMDFTVLTAMVEDQFKGKEKLIAPNIHALELGYSYAKQHYNCPLGLRLESRDLVKDSILVDGNSACGLGAVFAGATVAGWYPITPSTSVIDAFGKYAKRLRIDAATGANNFAIVQAEDELAAIGMVIGASWNGARAFTATSGPGVSLMSEFLGLAYFAEIPLVLIDVQRSGPSTGMPTRTQQSDILSAAYASHGDTKQVLIIPSTPKECFDFTALSFDLAERIQTPVIIMTDLDLGMNDNMSEPFSWDDERKLDRGKVMTADMLEASSERFGRYLDVDGDGICYRTYPGTHPTKGAFFTRGTSRDEYAVYTEDGDEYVANMQRLEKKWQTSKGLMPKPEVYQQGNTSDIAMLFYGTSKYAAEEALDYFRSHNLKIDAMCIKAFPFSDEVEAFIAEHTQVFVIEQNRDGQMRSLIINELETNPAKLLAVLNYDGMPLTASFVVEKVSAQLENSISPLTIVPALKEA, from the coding sequence ATGAAACAATTACAGGCAGTCAATGAGTTCGTGGTTCGTTTCGCCAACGTAAACGGTACTGGCTCGGCCTCGGCCAACAACATGTTTGCCAAGGCTGTTTTTCGCATGGGCATCCCGGTCACACCAAAAAATATTTTCCCCTCTAACATACAAGGCCTGCCGACCTGGTATGAGGTGCGGATATCAGAACAGGGTTATATCGGCCGCCGCGGCGGTGCCGATGTTGTTGTCGGTGTGAATGCTCAGTCGATGGCTCGCGATATAAAAGAGGTGACCCCCGGGGGTTGCTTTATTTACGACTCTACCAAACCGTTAGACCTGCGGATGATGCGTGATGATATTTTATTTGTTGGCCTGCCGCTGACGGAAATTTGTCTGCAGGAATACAGCAATCCATCGCTGCGCCAATTATTTAAAAACATCATTTATGTCGGTGCATTAGCCGCCTTACTGGATATGGATTTTACCGTGTTAACGGCGATGGTAGAAGATCAGTTCAAGGGTAAAGAAAAGCTAATAGCGCCAAATATACACGCCTTAGAATTAGGCTATAGCTACGCCAAACAACACTATAACTGCCCGCTGGGGCTGCGACTTGAAAGCCGTGATTTAGTCAAAGATTCGATTCTGGTTGACGGTAACTCGGCCTGCGGTTTGGGTGCTGTCTTTGCCGGCGCCACTGTTGCTGGTTGGTATCCGATCACGCCTTCGACATCGGTTATCGATGCCTTTGGTAAATACGCCAAGCGGCTGCGTATTGATGCGGCCACCGGAGCCAATAACTTTGCTATTGTGCAGGCCGAGGATGAACTGGCGGCAATCGGTATGGTCATCGGTGCCAGCTGGAACGGCGCCCGCGCATTCACCGCCACATCGGGCCCCGGCGTGTCATTAATGAGTGAATTTTTAGGCTTGGCTTATTTTGCTGAAATACCATTGGTGCTAATTGATGTGCAGCGATCAGGGCCGTCGACAGGCATGCCGACCCGGACTCAGCAATCGGATATTTTATCCGCAGCCTATGCCTCACACGGTGATACCAAACAGGTGCTCATCATACCTTCGACGCCAAAGGAGTGTTTCGATTTCACCGCACTGTCTTTCGATTTGGCAGAGCGAATCCAGACGCCAGTTATCATTATGACCGACCTCGATCTGGGCATGAACGACAACATGTCTGAACCGTTTAGCTGGGATGATGAGCGTAAGCTCGACCGCGGCAAGGTGATGACGGCAGACATGCTCGAGGCGAGTAGCGAGCGTTTTGGTCGTTATCTGGATGTTGATGGCGATGGTATTTGTTATCGCACCTATCCGGGTACCCACCCGACCAAGGGCGCCTTTTTTACCCGTGGTACCTCGCGTGATGAGTACGCCGTTTATACCGAAGACGGCGATGAATACGTGGCCAACATGCAGCGCCTGGAAAAGAAGTGGCAGACCAGCAAGGGCTTAATGCCCAAGCCAGAGGTCTACCAACAGGGTAATACCTCCGACATCGCGATGTTGTTTTACGGCACCAGTAAATATGCTGCCGAGGAGGCGCTGGATTACTTCCGCAGTCACAACTTAAAAATTGACGCCATGTGTATCAAGGCCTTCCCTTTCAGTGATGAGGTTGAGGCATTTATTGCTGAGCACACGCAGGTGTTTGTAATCGAGCAAAACCGCGATGGTCAGATGCGTTCATTGATTATCAACGAACTGGAGACCAACCCGGCGAAACTGCTGGCGGTGTTGAACTATGATGGCATGCCGTTGACGGCCAGTTTTGTGGTCGAGAAAGTGTCGGCGCAGCTCGAGAACAGCATCAGTCCACTCACTATTGTCCCCGCGTTGAAGGAGGCCTAA
- a CDS encoding FAD-dependent oxidoreductase — MKPTDISSPDYHHKVVDCQYACPAHTPVPEYIRLIHQQRYGDAYMVNWESNVFPGVLGRVCDRPCETACRRGRIDEEPVAICRLKRVAADMTEQQQILSQLPAIPELKNGKTVALVGAGPASLTVARDLMPLGYSIHLYDEQLKAGGMMRSQIPSFRLPMSVLDDELGYILDMGVDTFFGNKVDSLKGLLDKNYDAIVVGTGAPRGRDLAKLDGRKEGDDNIHIGIEWLSSIAFDHTDSVGKRVLVLGGGNTAMDCCRSARRLGGEDVKIVVRSPYADMKASPWEKEDAMHEDIPIFDNHSPKEFVCDNGKLVGMNFEKVDAVYDENGKRSLIPTGEIVYFECDDVIIAVGQENVFPWIEKDVGIEFGQWDMPVVDKVTYQSTLDKVFFAGDAAFGPENIITAVAQAHQAAISIDLMLAGKDLHRERPDPTVNLVSQKMGVHEWSYSSSVANDSRYVVPIEDKEKSLANRFVEVELGYSLEDAVQETQRCLNCDVQTVFYGDRCIECDSCMDVCPTDCISFVELTEEADLRQRLSAPATNLAQDLYISDVLPTKRAMVKDEDVCLHCGLCAERCPTTAWDMQKFLFKDSKAGGSCR, encoded by the coding sequence GTGAAACCAACTGATATTTCCTCGCCCGACTACCACCATAAAGTGGTGGATTGTCAATATGCCTGCCCCGCCCATACCCCTGTTCCCGAATATATAAGACTGATACACCAACAGCGCTATGGCGATGCCTATATGGTGAATTGGGAGTCTAACGTCTTTCCTGGCGTGCTCGGAAGGGTCTGTGATCGGCCCTGTGAGACGGCCTGTCGCCGTGGTCGTATCGACGAGGAGCCAGTGGCTATCTGTCGGCTGAAACGTGTTGCCGCCGACATGACGGAACAACAGCAGATTCTTAGCCAGTTGCCGGCAATACCTGAGCTCAAAAACGGTAAAACAGTTGCGCTTGTTGGCGCAGGCCCAGCCTCGCTGACAGTGGCCAGGGACTTGATGCCATTAGGCTACAGTATTCACCTGTACGATGAGCAGCTCAAGGCAGGTGGCATGATGCGCAGCCAAATCCCCTCGTTTCGCCTGCCAATGAGCGTACTAGACGATGAGCTGGGTTATATTTTGGACATGGGGGTGGATACCTTCTTCGGTAATAAAGTCGATAGCTTAAAAGGGTTGTTAGATAAAAATTACGATGCCATTGTTGTTGGCACCGGCGCGCCGAGGGGGCGAGATCTGGCCAAACTCGATGGTCGTAAAGAGGGTGATGACAACATTCATATTGGTATTGAATGGCTGTCCAGTATTGCCTTCGATCATACCGATAGCGTTGGCAAAAGAGTGTTGGTTCTCGGTGGTGGCAATACTGCCATGGATTGCTGTCGCAGTGCCCGCCGCCTTGGTGGTGAAGATGTCAAAATCGTGGTGCGCTCGCCCTATGCCGATATGAAGGCATCGCCGTGGGAGAAAGAAGATGCGATGCATGAAGATATCCCCATCTTTGATAACCACAGCCCGAAAGAGTTTGTCTGTGATAACGGCAAACTGGTTGGTATGAACTTCGAAAAAGTGGATGCGGTCTACGATGAAAATGGCAAGCGGTCGTTAATACCGACCGGTGAGATCGTCTATTTTGAATGTGATGATGTGATTATTGCCGTCGGCCAAGAGAATGTTTTTCCCTGGATAGAAAAAGATGTAGGGATTGAATTTGGTCAGTGGGATATGCCGGTTGTCGATAAGGTCACTTACCAGTCAACACTGGATAAGGTTTTCTTTGCCGGTGATGCTGCCTTTGGCCCTGAAAATATTATTACTGCCGTGGCACAGGCGCATCAGGCAGCCATCTCGATCGATCTGATGCTGGCAGGCAAGGATTTACACCGCGAGCGTCCTGACCCGACGGTTAATCTTGTTTCTCAAAAAATGGGTGTGCATGAATGGAGTTACAGCTCGTCGGTCGCCAACGACAGTCGCTATGTGGTCCCCATCGAGGATAAGGAAAAATCGCTGGCCAACCGTTTTGTCGAGGTTGAACTCGGCTATTCCTTGGAGGATGCGGTTCAGGAGACCCAGCGCTGCTTGAACTGCGATGTGCAAACGGTGTTTTACGGAGATCGATGTATTGAGTGTGACTCTTGTATGGATGTCTGCCCAACCGATTGTATCTCTTTTGTTGAGCTGACGGAGGAGGCAGATCTGCGTCAGCGTTTATCGGCCCCGGCGACCAATCTGGCGCAGGATTTATATATCTCGGACGTATTGCCAACCAAGCGAGCAATGGTGAAGGATGAGGATGTGTGTCTGCACTGCGGTTTATGTGCCGAGCGCTGCCCAACAACAGCCTGGGATATGCAGAAATTTCTCTTCAAAGACAGCAAGGCAGGGGGTTCGTGCCGATGA